The DNA window AATCCCGCTCCAGGCGCTGATGAACGAGCCGCAGGGCAGCCGCGGCGCCATCGGCGGGTACTACGCGTTTGCCGTGGTCGATGGCCGGGCCGTGCGCAAGCCGGTGCAGGTTGGCGTCTCCGACGATACGAACCAGGAGGTGCTGAAGGGCCTCGCGGTGGGCGACACGGTCGCCGTGGGGCCGGCGCGATTGCTGCGCGAACTGCGCGACGGCGACCCCGTCATTGCGGCGCCGGTCGCCGGGCCCGCGGGAGGAGGGCGTTGATCCGCCTGCAGGGCCTGGGCAAGCATTACCGCATGGGCGACCAGACCGTGCATGCGCTGCGCGACATCGATCTGGTAATCGAGCGCAACGAACTGGTGGCGTTCATCGGCGCATCGGGTTCGGGCAAGTCGACGATGATGGGCATCATCGGCTGCCTGGACCGCCCCAGCAGCGGTACGTTCCTGCTGAACGGCAGTGCGGTGGCGCACATGAGCGACGATGAACTGGCGCGCGTGCGCAACCGCGAGATCGGTTTCGTCTTCCAGAGTTTCCACCTGCTGCCGCGCATGTCGGCACTGGACAACGTGGCCCAGCCGCTGGTCTACCGCGGCATCGCCCCGGTAGAACGCCGTGACATGGCCATGCAGGCGCTGCAGCGGGTGGGACTGGAGGCGCGCATGCACCACCGACCCAACGAACTGTCCGGCGGCCAGCGGCAGAGGGTGGCGATCGCCCGTGCGCTGGTGGGCGCACCGGCGCTGCTGCTGGCCGACGAGCCGACCGGCAACCTCGATTCGGCCACCACGCGCGACATCCTGGCGCTGATCCGCGATGTGCACGCGGCCGGCCAGACGGTGGTGATGGTGACGCACGAACCGGACATTGCCGCGCAGTGCTCGCGCGTGGTGCGGCTGCAGGATGGCCGGATCGTGTCCGATACGGGCGCGGCATGACGATCCTGCTGCGCGAAAGCGTGCGCTCGGCGCTGGCGTCGATCCTCGCCCACCGGCTGCGCAGTTTCCTCACGGCGTTGGGCATCATCATCGGCGTGGCGTCGGTGATCACGGTGATCTCGCTGATCCAGGGGCTGTCGAAGAGCGTGTCGGACCAGTTCGCCGGGCTGGGCGGCACCAGCGTGACGATCCGGGCGTATAACGACATGAAGGACCAGATGCGCGGCAAGGTCAACTACCTGCGGCTGGAAGACGTGGAGCAGATCCGCCTGCGTGGCGAGAGCATCCGGCACGTGAGCCCGGTCTTCACGCCCGGCTTTGCCGAAGTGCGCTACCTGGGCGCCACGACGACGGCGCGGGTGACAGCCACGTCGGCCAGCTACCAGGACGTGAACCAGCGCTATACGCGGCTGGGGCGTTTCATCACCGAGCCGGACGACGCACGGGCGCGGCGCGTGGCCGTGATCGGCGAAGACCTGGTCGCCGAGCTGCACCTGCCGGCGGACCCGCTCGGCAAGTTCATCTTCTATGGCGGCGAATGGTTCAAGATCGTGGGCGTGCTGGAAAAGCAGGGTGCCGTCTTCGGCATGTCGCAGGATAACTACCTGATCATCCCGTTCAAGACCGGGCGCAGCATCATGGGCAACAACCGCCGGCTGAATCTGTCGATCACGGTGGCGGTCGACCAGCTGGCCGACCTGGATGGCACGATCCGGCAGTTGTCCGCCGTGATGCGCACGGCGCACCGCCTGCAGCCGGGCCAGCCCGACGATTTCGAGATCCAGTCCGCGGAACAGCTGGCGCAGAGTTTCGAGAAGATCAGCATGATGGTGACGCTGGTCATGGGCGGCGTGGTCGGTATCGCGCTGCTGGTGGGCGGCATCGGCATCATGAACATCATGCTGGTGTCGGTGAAGGAACGCACGCGCGAGATCGGCATCTGCAAGGCGCTCGGCGCGCGCAGCCGCGACATCCTGGCGCAATTCCTCGTGGAGGCGGTCATCCTGGCCACGCTGGGCGGCCTGATCGGGCTGGCGCTGGGCTACGTGCTGGGAGCCGCCATCGCCGCCCTGATCCCGGACTTCCCGCCGGCCGTCGTGCCCTGGTGGGCCGTGGCACTGTCGCTGCTGTTTTCCGGCGGCGTCGGCATCGTGTTCGGCGTGATGCCGGCCCGGCAGGCGGCGCGGCTCGATCCGATCGAGGCCCTGCGCTACGAATAAAACGGCTGCTTTCTTTCCTGGTGGATACGGCACATGCCACCGGTGCCGGGGTTTCACTCGGGTTTAGCCCTATAAACTGCCCGTTGAAACAGGTATAATGCCGGCAAATCAACCAGCCCATTCAGCGCTGGCGCACTTCGAGAGCCCGTGGTTTCTATTGCCGTGCCCATTTTCTTCTTAATCCGCAGCCCTGCTGCATCGACTCGCTCCCAACCATGTTGATACTCCCGGGCTCCAACGCCCTGTCCGCATTCCGTAGCCAGCGTCTTCTCTCCCAACTGCAAGCCGTGGTGCCCGCCGTGACGGCGGTCCAGGCCCGCTATGTCCACTTCGTCGACACGCCATCGGCCCTGTCCGACGAGGACCGTGCGCGCCTGGATGGCCTGCTGACCTATGGCGAACCGGCCCACGCGGACATCGACGACGGCGCGGTCGAGTCGTTCGTGGTGATCCCGCGCTTCGGCACGATCTCGCCCTGGGCGTCGAAGGCCACGGATATCGTGCACAACTGCGGTATGACGTACATCCACCGCGTGGAGCGGGGCGTGGCGTATCGCGTGGTGCTCAAGGGCGGCATCCTGGGCACGAGCCTGGGCGCCGCCAAGGGCCTGAACGCGGAACAGCTGCAGGCCGTGGTGGCACTGCTGCATGACCGCATGACGGAATCGGTGCTGCGCGACCCCAGCCAGGCGGCCGGCCTGTTCGCCAGCCTGGAAGGCAAGGCGCTGGAAACCGTGGACGTGCTGGGCAATGGCCGCGAAGCACTGGTGCGCGCCAACACGGAACTGGGTCTGGCGATGTCGATTGATGAGATCGATTACCTGAACGACGCGTTCACGGCGGCGGCGCGCAACCCGACGGACGTGGAACTGATGATGTTCGCGCAGGCGAACTCCGAGCACTGCCGCCACAAGATCTTCAATGCCGACTGGACCATCGACGGCACGGCGCAGGACCGCTCGCTGTTCAAGATGATCAAGAACACGCACGAGAAGCAGCCGAAGGGCACCATCGTCGCGTACTCCGACAATTCGTCGATCATGGAAGGCGCGACCGTGACGCGTTTCTTCCCGCGCGGCGAAGGCCATGAATACGGCGCGTCGACGGAACTGGTCCACACCTTGATGAAGGTGGAGACGCACAACCACCCGACGGCGATCTCGCCCTTCCCGGGCGCTTCCACCGGTGCCGGTGGCGAAATCCGCGACGAAGGCGCGACCGGCCGTGGCGCCAAGCCGAAGGCCGGCCTTGCGGGCTTCACCGTATCGAACCTGATGCTGCCCGACGCGGTGCGCCCGTGGGAGAATGCGTCCAATGTCACGGCGAAAGATGGCGCTACCGAGGCGGCGTACGGCAAGCCGGAACGCATCGCTTCGCCGCTGCAGATCATGATCGACGGCCCGCTGGGCGGCGCCGCGTTCTCGAACGAATTCGGCCGCCCGGTGCTGGGCGGCTACTTCCGCACCTATGAGCAGAACGTGGGCCACGCTGTCTACGGCTACCACAAGCCGATCATGATCGCCGGCGGCATCGGCAACATCTCGGCGCAGCACACGCACAAGAACGATATCCCGGTCGGCAGCCTGCTGATCCAGCTGGGCGGCCCGGGCATGCGCATCGGCATGGGCGGCTCGGCCGCGTCGTCGATGGCGACGGGCACCAATACGGCCGACCTGGACTTCGATTCAGTACAGCGCGGCAATCCGGAAATGGAACGCCGTGCCCAGGAAGTGATCAACGGCTGCTGGCAGCTGGGTGAAAACAACCCGATCATCTCGATCCACGACGTGGGCGCGGGCGGTTTGTCGAACGCGTTCCCGGAAATCACGAATGACGCCAAGCGCGGCGCGATTTTCGACCTGCGCAAGGTGCCGCTGGAAGAATCCGGCATGGCGCCGAAGGAAATCTGGTCGAATGAATCGCAGGAGCGCTACGTGCTTGCGATCGCGCCAGGCGACCTGGACACGTTCCGCGCGCTGTGCGAACGCGAGCGCTGCCCGTTCGCCGTGGTCGGCACGGCCACCGAGGAACGCCAGCTGAAGCTGATCGATCCCGAGAACGGCAGCAATCCGGTGGACATGCCGATGGACGTGCTGCTCGGCAAGCCGCCGAAGATGCACCGCGACGTACAGCATGTGGAGCGCGAATTCCCGGCCATCGACCTTACCGGTGTGGAGCTGGAAGAGGCCGCGCGGCGCGTGCTGCTGCAACCGACCGTGGGCGACAAGAGCTTCCTGATCACGATCGGCGACCGCACCGTGGGCGGCATGTCCGTGCGCGACCAGATGGTCGGCCCGTGGCAGGTGCCGGTGGGCGACTGTGCCGTGACCACGCTGGCCTACGAAGGCTATGTCGGCGAGGCGATGGCGATGGGCGAGCGCACGCCGCTGGCCGTCGTCGACGCGCCGGCGTCGGGCCGCATGGCCGTGGGCGAGACGGTCACCAATCTGGCCGCGGCGCCGATCGCGGATATCGCGTCGATCAAGCTGTCGGCCAACTGGATGGCCGCGTGCGGCCAGCCGGGGCAGGATGCCGCGCTGTTCGATACCGTGAAAGCCGTGGGCATGGACCTGTGCCCGGCGCTGGGCATCTCGATCCCGGTGGGCAAGGATTCGCTGTCGATGCGTACAACATGGGCAGAAGGCGGGTCCGACGATGGCGAACAGAAGGCTGTCGTGTCGCCGGTGTCGCTGATTGTCTCCGGTTTCGCGCCGGTGTACGACGTGCGCAAGTCGCTGACGCCGCAGATCCGCACCGACCTGGGCGAGACGGCGATCATCGTCATCGACCTGGGCCGTGGCAAGAACCGCATGGGTGCGTCGATCCTGTCGCAGGTGCTGGGCCAGTTGGGCAATGAGACGCCGGACGTGGACAGCGCCGAAGACCTGAAGGGCTTCTTCGCCGCCGTGCAGCAGCTGAACCGCGACGGCAAGCTGCTGGCTTACCACGACCGTTCCGATGGCGGCCTGTATGCCACGCTGGCCGAGATGGCGTTCGCCGGCCGCGCCGGCCTGTCGATCAATCTCGACATGCTGACGCTGGAAGGCGAGCACGCGGCCGACTGGGGCGATGCGAAGAACTGGGCCAGCCAGGTGGGCGAGCGCCGCAACGAACTGACCCTGCGCGCGCTGTTCAGCGAGGAACTGGGCGCCGTGATCCAGGTGCGGGCCGAGGAAAAATCGGCCGTGATGGACGTGCTGCGCTCGTTCGGCCTGGGCGCCTGCAGCCATATCATCGGCAAGCCGAACGACCGCGGCGTGATCGAATTCACGCGCGACGCCAAGCTGATTTACTCAAAGCCGCGCGCCGAGCTGCATCGCCTGTGGAGCGAAACGAGCTGGCGTATTTCGCGCATGCGCGAGAACCCGGCCACGGCGGACCAGGAATACGACCGCCTGCTCGACGAGCAGGACCCGGGCATGACGCCGAAGATCACGTTCGACCTGAACGAGAACGTGGCCGCGCCATTCCTCGCCACCGGCGCCCGCCCACGTGTCGCCATCCTGCGCGAGCAGGGTGTCAACTCGCACATCGAGACGGCGTGGGTGATGCACCAGGCGGGCTTCGCCGCGATCGACGTCCACATGAGCGACCTGATCGCGGGCCGCGTCAGGCTTGACGATTTCCAGGGCGTGATCGCCGTGGGCGGTTTCTCGTACGGCGACGTGCTTGGTGCCGGCGAGGGCTGGGCCAAGTCGATCCTGTTCAACCCGGCGCTGTCCGACCAGTTTGCCCGCTTCTTCGGCCGCACCGATACGTTCGGCCTGGGCATCTGCAACGGCTGCCAGATGATGAGCAACCTGAAATCGATCATCCCGGGCGCGCACGCCTGGCCGAAGTTCACGACGAACAAGTCGGAGAAATTCGAAGCCCGCTTCGCGCTCGTCGAGGTGCTCGATTCGCCGTCGATCTTCTTCCAGGGCATGACCGGCACGCAGACGCCGATCGCCATCGCGCACGGCGAGGGCTATGCGGACTTCAGCCAGACCGGCAGTCTCGACGAAGCAATCGCCGCGATGCGCTATGTGGACAACCGTGGCAACGCTACGGAAGCCTACCCGTTCAATCCGAATGGTTCGCCGCGCGGTATCACGTCGGTGACGACACCGGATGGCCGCTTCACCGTGCTGATGCCGCACGCCGAGCGCGTGTTCCGCACCGTGCAGCACTCGTGGGCGCCGGACGGCTGGGCCGAGGATTCGCCGTGGATGCGCATGTTCCGCAACGCGCGCAAGTTCGTCGGCTGATTGTCGGCTGAGCTTCGGCGCTGCATGAAAAGCCGGGCTTGCCCGGCTTTTTTACGCGTGCAGTGTGGTCTGTCGCATTGCAACAGTGTTAGGATTGCAAGATTCATGCGACCGCAACGGTGCGGTTTTCACATTAGGAGCAGACAGATGCAGATTTCGATCCGACAGACCCTGGTCATGGCAGCGCTCGTCGTTGGCGCGAACGCGCAAGCGGCCGAGGTGACGGTGCCGATCCACGCCGTCGACGCGTCCGGTACCGGCAAGGCGCTCGGCAGCGTGACGATTGCGGAAACCGCCGGCGGCCTGACGTTCACGCCATCGCTGGCCGGCCTGCCGCCGGGCCCGCGCGGTTTCCACGTGCATGCCAAGGGCGACTGCTCGCCGGCCGAGACGGATGGCAAGAAAGTGCCGGCGGGCGCTGCGGGCGGCCACCTGGACCCGCACGACACGAAATCGCATCATGGCCCGGGCAAGACCGAGAAGGAAGGCCATGCCGGCGACCTGCCACGCCTCGAAGTGGCGGCCGATGGATCGGCGAAAACGCCCGTCCAGGCACCGCAGCTGAAGAAGCTGGCCGACGTGAAGGGCCGCGCGCTGATGATCCATGCCGGCGGCGACAACTATGCCGACCAGCCGGCACCACTGGGCGGTGGCGGGGCGCGTATCGCCTGCGGCGTGATCGGCGGCTGAGCCGCGCGTCATCGTTGAAAAAGCCGGGCCATGCCCGGCTTTTTCATTGCACGTTCGCCTGTCATGCAAATCAGCGCAGACGGCACGCGAGTTCCGCGAATATCCGCAGCAACGCCCTGGACCAGGCACCATGAAGCCGGAACCTTGAAGGCCGCGCACCGCACGTTGGTGCGGCGTGTGGCGGGCAGATCGGTTGGTCCATATTCCCCCCTCTTGTCGTCGGTATCGGTGAGGTATATTGTCGGCCTGCCGTCCGGCATGGACAAACGAGTAATTCTGTGGGGAAGGCCAAGGAATCCTTATGCAGCAGGGCATAGCGAACAAGACACTGCGCAGCTTGTCGGGGCTGATCGACTTCGACTGTGCGGCGCGGTGGGGCAGCTTCACGCTGGCGGCGCATGAACTGCACAAGACGCCGGCGGCGATCAGCCTGCAGGTCAAGCAGCTGGAAGAGGCGATCGGCTTCGCCTTGTTCGTGCGCCATCCCCGTCATATCGCGCTCACGCCGAAAGGCCAGGAACTGGCGGTGACGGTGGCCAAGATGCTGCGGGAACTGCGCGCGAAAGTCGATGCGCTGCGAGGGGGGAGCGAGGAAAACGTGGTGCGCATCTCCACCACGCACACGTTTGCCATCAAGTTCCTTGCGCCACGCCTGGGCCGCTTCACCCAGCTGCACCCCGAGCTCGACATACGACTCGATTCGACGGAGCGGCTGGTCGACGTGGAGCATGAGGACATGGACCTGGCGATCCGGCACGGCCTGGTCGATGGGCACCCCGGGGCGCTCTATTACGACCGGCTGGTGCCCGTGTACAGCCCGGGCCTGCTGGCTGCGGGCACAGCCGAGCTGACGCTTGCCGACCTGGGCCGCTTTCCGCTGCTGTACGACGAAACCACCGACTACTGGATCGCGCTGCTGCGCACGCACGGCGTGACGGCAGGGCGCCTTGATTTCTCGCGCGGGTTCACGAACCTGGCCGTGGCGGCGCAGGCCGCGATCGTTGGCCATGGCATCGCGCTGGTACCTTATTCGCTCGTCTGCGACGATATCGATCGCGGCATCCTGCGGCTGATGCGCGGGGCCAGCGTGGCTTATCCGCACGGCTATTACTGGGTGCTTGCGCCCACCAAGGCGGCGCTGCCGAAAGTGGTGCGTTTCAGGAGCTGGGTCGAAGGGGAGGTGGCGCACATGGAACAGACGCTGCTGGCCCTCATGGGCACTGGCGCCGACCAGGCATTGCCCTAGCGCTGCCGCAGACTGGCTCCATGCTGGCTTGCCTCTTCCGCGGCACCCAAAAAAAAGGCCTTGCCAACGTGCTTGATTGCCGGCATGATTGTTGGAATGACATCACCACCGTCCACCGCCGGGCTGCACAACACGCGCAGCCACATGAGCCGCAGCAGCGCCAGCGCTGCGGTGAGGGCACGCGCGTGCATGGTGTTCCCGCGTTTTTCCTTCCTCTCCATTATTCGAATTAGCACGGGTCGCTGAGCTGCGGCGCTGCCGGTGCTCGGCGCCCCGCAATCCCGCGCGACCCAGGTCGCATTCGCTGATCGATCCATGGAGATAACCGATGCATCCGCTTTCACCCCTGTCACCCCAGCCAACCCTGTCGTTCCCCACCTTGCCGCACATCCGCGCCACCGCCGACCGACTCGCCGGCAAAGTCCTGCACACGCCCGTGTGGCGCTGGCAGACGGGCGTCATCGAAGAAGCGTTCGCCGGCGCCGGCGAAGTCTGGCTCAAGCTGGAGCTGTTCCAGAAGACCGGCACATTCAAATTGCGCGGTGCGCTGAACTGCATCGAAGCGCTGACGGCGGCCGAGCGCACGCGCGGCGTCGTGGCCGTGAGTGCCGGCAACCATGCCGTGGCCGTAGCCTACACGGCCCGCCTGGCGGGATGCAGCGCCACGGTGGTGATGCCGCGCCATGCAAGCCCCGCCCGTATGACGGCCTGCCGCGAACTGGGCGCAAACGTCGTGCTGATGCCTGACGTGCACCAGGCATTCGCGCGGGGCGAGGCTATCGCGCGTTACGAAGGGCGCAGCATGCTGCATCCCTACGAGGGCCCGCTCACGGCGCTGGGCACGGCGACCATCGGGCTGGAACTCATGGCACAGGTACCGGGGCTCGATGCCGTAGTGGTGCCGATCGGCGGCGGCGGCCTGTGCGCCGGTATCGCCGCGGCCGTGAAGCAGATCGATCCCGCCTGTGCCGTGTATGGCGTGGAGCCGTTCGGTGCGGACGCGATGTTCCGCAGTTTCCAGTCGGGGAACACGGAGCGCCTGGACCGTGTCGATACCGTTGCCGACAGCCTCGGCGCGCCGCAGACTTTGCCTTACAGCCTGGCCGTGTGCCGGCGCTTCGTCGACGAGGTCGTGCGGGTCACGGACGATGAAATCTGTGTGGCGATGCTCGACCTGTTCCGGGATGCCAAGCTGGTTGCCGAACCTGCCGCGGCCGTGGCGACGGCGGCGCTGCTGGGGCCGCTGCGCGAACGGTTGGCTGGCAAGCGGGTGGCGCTGGTGGTGTGCGGCTCGAACATCGATGCGGAAGGTTTTGCCCGGCTGCTGGGGCGTGGCGCCGGTGTGCGCGAGCGCGAGCAGGCTGCGCGCGGCGCAGCGCTGGTCGCGTCGGCCTGAGCGTACAAGTCGGAACGTACTAGCGCTTCATGCGCGCCGCACGTAAAAAAAGCGCTCTGTACAGAGCGCTTTTTCGATGGAGCCGGCGGGCTTACTGAACCTTGGCTTTCTTGACCAGTTCGTCGCGGTAGGCGGCGATCTTGCGCTGCGTGATGCCCTGTTCGATCTGGGGCTTCACTTCTTCCAGCGCCGGGAACTTCGCGGCACGCGAACCTTCCAGCTTGATCACGTGGTAGCCATACTGCGACTGCACGGGCTTCTCGGTGATCTGGCCATCCTTCAGCGCCACCATGGCGTCGGAGAACGGCTTGACGAAGTTGGCCGGGCTTGCCCAGTCCAGGTCGCCGCCGTTGGCCGCGGAACCGGTATCCTTCGACTGCTTGGCCAGGTCTTCGAACTTGGCGCCGCCTTTCAGCTTGGCGATGATGTCGGTGGCTTCCTTTTCGGTCGCGACCAGGATGTGGCGGGCATGGTATTCCTTGTCGCCATTGGCGGCCTTCGCCTTGTCGTACTCGGCCTTGATCTCGGCATCCTTGACCGGGTTCTTCTTCACGTAGTCGGCCAGCATGGCATTGATGACGATGCTCTGGCGCGTGTTCTCCAGGGCCTGCTTGACATCAGGCTTGTTGCTGTAGCCTTGCTTGTCCGCTTCCTGGACCATCACTTCGCGGGCGATCAGGTCTTTCTTGATCGCATCGCGCAGCTGCGGGCTGTCCGGCTGCTTGTTCTGCGCGGTGACCTGCTTGACCACGGCGTCCAGGCGGGAGGCCGGGATCGCCTTGCCATTCACGGTGGCCACGTTCTGGGCGAACGCGGGTGCGGCGGCGATGCCAATGGCGATCATTGCGGTCAACAGGCGGGCTGGCTTCAAAATCATGTCACGTCCTATAAAAAAACTGGAGTTTGCCCCCGCAATGGAGGGCCGTTTCAACCGGGTGCCGGCACTGCTTAAAGGCGCCGGGTGCAATTTACTGGATCTTGGCCTTCTTGACCAGCTCTTCCTGGTAAGCCTGCAGCTTGCGCTGGGTGAGCGCTTCTTCGATCTGCGGCTTGACTTCGTCGAGCGACGGCAGCTTGGCCTGGCGAACGTCGTCCACCTTGATCACGTGGAAGCCATTCGGCGTTTGCACCGGCTTGTCCGTGACCTGGCCTTTTTGCAGGCCGACGAAGGCTTTCGAGAACACTTCCGGGAACGCGGACGGCGTTGCCCAGTCCAGGTCGCCGCCATTATTGGCGCTGCCCGTATCCTTCGACTGTTTCGCCAGGTCTTCGAACTTGGCGCCACCCTTCAGCTTGGCGATGATGTCATTGGCGGCAGCCTCGGTCTCCACGAGGATATGGCGCACGTGGTATTCCTTGTCACCGGTTTCCTTGACGAAGCGGTCGTACTCGGCCTTGA is part of the Pseudoduganella lutea genome and encodes:
- a CDS encoding ABC transporter ATP-binding protein; protein product: MIRLQGLGKHYRMGDQTVHALRDIDLVIERNELVAFIGASGSGKSTMMGIIGCLDRPSSGTFLLNGSAVAHMSDDELARVRNREIGFVFQSFHLLPRMSALDNVAQPLVYRGIAPVERRDMAMQALQRVGLEARMHHRPNELSGGQRQRVAIARALVGAPALLLADEPTGNLDSATTRDILALIRDVHAAGQTVVMVTHEPDIAAQCSRVVRLQDGRIVSDTGAA
- a CDS encoding ABC transporter permease, which translates into the protein MTILLRESVRSALASILAHRLRSFLTALGIIIGVASVITVISLIQGLSKSVSDQFAGLGGTSVTIRAYNDMKDQMRGKVNYLRLEDVEQIRLRGESIRHVSPVFTPGFAEVRYLGATTTARVTATSASYQDVNQRYTRLGRFITEPDDARARRVAVIGEDLVAELHLPADPLGKFIFYGGEWFKIVGVLEKQGAVFGMSQDNYLIIPFKTGRSIMGNNRRLNLSITVAVDQLADLDGTIRQLSAVMRTAHRLQPGQPDDFEIQSAEQLAQSFEKISMMVTLVMGGVVGIALLVGGIGIMNIMLVSVKERTREIGICKALGARSRDILAQFLVEAVILATLGGLIGLALGYVLGAAIAALIPDFPPAVVPWWAVALSLLFSGGVGIVFGVMPARQAARLDPIEALRYE
- the purL gene encoding phosphoribosylformylglycinamidine synthase, which translates into the protein MLILPGSNALSAFRSQRLLSQLQAVVPAVTAVQARYVHFVDTPSALSDEDRARLDGLLTYGEPAHADIDDGAVESFVVIPRFGTISPWASKATDIVHNCGMTYIHRVERGVAYRVVLKGGILGTSLGAAKGLNAEQLQAVVALLHDRMTESVLRDPSQAAGLFASLEGKALETVDVLGNGREALVRANTELGLAMSIDEIDYLNDAFTAAARNPTDVELMMFAQANSEHCRHKIFNADWTIDGTAQDRSLFKMIKNTHEKQPKGTIVAYSDNSSIMEGATVTRFFPRGEGHEYGASTELVHTLMKVETHNHPTAISPFPGASTGAGGEIRDEGATGRGAKPKAGLAGFTVSNLMLPDAVRPWENASNVTAKDGATEAAYGKPERIASPLQIMIDGPLGGAAFSNEFGRPVLGGYFRTYEQNVGHAVYGYHKPIMIAGGIGNISAQHTHKNDIPVGSLLIQLGGPGMRIGMGGSAASSMATGTNTADLDFDSVQRGNPEMERRAQEVINGCWQLGENNPIISIHDVGAGGLSNAFPEITNDAKRGAIFDLRKVPLEESGMAPKEIWSNESQERYVLAIAPGDLDTFRALCERERCPFAVVGTATEERQLKLIDPENGSNPVDMPMDVLLGKPPKMHRDVQHVEREFPAIDLTGVELEEAARRVLLQPTVGDKSFLITIGDRTVGGMSVRDQMVGPWQVPVGDCAVTTLAYEGYVGEAMAMGERTPLAVVDAPASGRMAVGETVTNLAAAPIADIASIKLSANWMAACGQPGQDAALFDTVKAVGMDLCPALGISIPVGKDSLSMRTTWAEGGSDDGEQKAVVSPVSLIVSGFAPVYDVRKSLTPQIRTDLGETAIIVIDLGRGKNRMGASILSQVLGQLGNETPDVDSAEDLKGFFAAVQQLNRDGKLLAYHDRSDGGLYATLAEMAFAGRAGLSINLDMLTLEGEHAADWGDAKNWASQVGERRNELTLRALFSEELGAVIQVRAEEKSAVMDVLRSFGLGACSHIIGKPNDRGVIEFTRDAKLIYSKPRAELHRLWSETSWRISRMRENPATADQEYDRLLDEQDPGMTPKITFDLNENVAAPFLATGARPRVAILREQGVNSHIETAWVMHQAGFAAIDVHMSDLIAGRVRLDDFQGVIAVGGFSYGDVLGAGEGWAKSILFNPALSDQFARFFGRTDTFGLGICNGCQMMSNLKSIIPGAHAWPKFTTNKSEKFEARFALVEVLDSPSIFFQGMTGTQTPIAIAHGEGYADFSQTGSLDEAIAAMRYVDNRGNATEAYPFNPNGSPRGITSVTTPDGRFTVLMPHAERVFRTVQHSWAPDGWAEDSPWMRMFRNARKFVG
- the sodC gene encoding superoxide dismutase family protein; its protein translation is MQISIRQTLVMAALVVGANAQAAEVTVPIHAVDASGTGKALGSVTIAETAGGLTFTPSLAGLPPGPRGFHVHAKGDCSPAETDGKKVPAGAAGGHLDPHDTKSHHGPGKTEKEGHAGDLPRLEVAADGSAKTPVQAPQLKKLADVKGRALMIHAGGDNYADQPAPLGGGGARIACGVIGG
- a CDS encoding LysR substrate-binding domain-containing protein, whose translation is MQQGIANKTLRSLSGLIDFDCAARWGSFTLAAHELHKTPAAISLQVKQLEEAIGFALFVRHPRHIALTPKGQELAVTVAKMLRELRAKVDALRGGSEENVVRISTTHTFAIKFLAPRLGRFTQLHPELDIRLDSTERLVDVEHEDMDLAIRHGLVDGHPGALYYDRLVPVYSPGLLAAGTAELTLADLGRFPLLYDETTDYWIALLRTHGVTAGRLDFSRGFTNLAVAAQAAIVGHGIALVPYSLVCDDIDRGILRLMRGASVAYPHGYYWVLAPTKAALPKVVRFRSWVEGEVAHMEQTLLALMGTGADQALP
- a CDS encoding threonine ammonia-lyase codes for the protein MHPLSPLSPQPTLSFPTLPHIRATADRLAGKVLHTPVWRWQTGVIEEAFAGAGEVWLKLELFQKTGTFKLRGALNCIEALTAAERTRGVVAVSAGNHAVAVAYTARLAGCSATVVMPRHASPARMTACRELGANVVLMPDVHQAFARGEAIARYEGRSMLHPYEGPLTALGTATIGLELMAQVPGLDAVVVPIGGGGLCAGIAAAVKQIDPACAVYGVEPFGADAMFRSFQSGNTERLDRVDTVADSLGAPQTLPYSLAVCRRFVDEVVRVTDDEICVAMLDLFRDAKLVAEPAAAVATAALLGPLRERLAGKRVALVVCGSNIDAEGFARLLGRGAGVREREQAARGAALVASA
- a CDS encoding peptidylprolyl isomerase is translated as MILKPARLLTAMIAIGIAAAPAFAQNVATVNGKAIPASRLDAVVKQVTAQNKQPDSPQLRDAIKKDLIAREVMVQEADKQGYSNKPDVKQALENTRQSIVINAMLADYVKKNPVKDAEIKAEYDKAKAANGDKEYHARHILVATEKEATDIIAKLKGGAKFEDLAKQSKDTGSAANGGDLDWASPANFVKPFSDAMVALKDGQITEKPVQSQYGYHVIKLEGSRAAKFPALEEVKPQIEQGITQRKIAAYRDELVKKAKVQ
- a CDS encoding peptidylprolyl isomerase, which gives rise to MTFKPAFRILVASIAVASAPAIAQNIAVVNGKGIPTARADAIVKQVVAQGQQKDSPELRDLIKKDLISREVLMQEAEKQGYAKSADVKQQMENARQALVVQAMVGDYVKKNPVKEADVKAEYDRFVKETGDKEYHVRHILVETEAAANDIIAKLKGGAKFEDLAKQSKDTGSANNGGDLDWATPSAFPEVFSKAFVGLQKGQVTDKPVQTPNGFHVIKVDDVRQAKLPSLDEVKPQIEEALTQRKLQAYQEELVKKAKIQ